In the genome of Candidatus Reidiella endopervernicosa, one region contains:
- a CDS encoding PAS domain-containing protein, translated as MSSECGQAFLDTLLSSITELVILLDRSGRIVRFNRACETLSGYSEEEAIGKTIWSLLFSAHQQSTIQGRFESLRRDQFPFQYQNHLFTREGEKYSIKWTNTALIDRKGEIDGIVCTGNNITELRRSKKRAEMFERIVSASSGHLSFVDSNYIYRAVNNAYLEAHNLSRGVAIFAKVCFGHPSPSKQQNFTRPFMPAAPDVLRSLRNHLFAALHNSLSDSTPT; from the coding sequence ATGAGTAGCGAATGCGGCCAGGCCTTTCTTGACACCCTCTTAAGTTCCATCACTGAACTCGTTATCCTTCTCGACAGAAGCGGTCGGATCGTCCGCTTTAATCGTGCCTGTGAAACTTTGAGTGGTTACAGTGAAGAGGAGGCGATTGGCAAGACCATCTGGTCACTACTCTTCTCAGCACATCAACAGTCGACCATACAGGGCCGCTTTGAATCACTCCGTCGAGATCAGTTCCCCTTCCAGTATCAGAACCACCTCTTCACGCGTGAGGGGGAAAAGTACAGCATCAAGTGGACCAACACGGCTCTAATTGATCGCAAGGGTGAGATAGACGGTATCGTCTGCACCGGTAACAACATTACTGAACTACGACGCTCAAAAAAGCGTGCTGAGATGTTCGAACGTATCGTCTCTGCCTCCAGCGGTCACCTCTCTTTTGTTGACAGCAACTACATCTACAGAGCCGTTAACAACGCCTATCTTGAAGCCCACAACTTGAGCCGGGGAGTCGCTATTTTTGCGAAAGTTTGTTTTGGGCATCCAAGCCCAAGCAAACAGCAAAACTTCACGCGACCGTTTATGCCTGCGGCGCCCGACGTCCTGCGTTCGTTGCGTAATCACCTCTTCGCTGCTCTACACAACTCCCTCAGTGACTCTACGCCGACATAA